From Candidatus Bathyarchaeota archaeon, one genomic window encodes:
- a CDS encoding chorismate mutase — MPSLEKMRKNIDKLDSEILLLLKKRVELAKRIGQEKRKLNLPIIDYARKATVLSKVIQEAEKIGLDETSVKRIFQEIISACETVQVGVKVAFLGPHGTFCEQAAHQYFGSNHSYIPYYTIHDVFRAVLAGEADYGIVPVENSLEGSVHLTLDLLLESNLCVCGETELQIRHNLLARQSTKINEIKQIFSHPQAFAQCRRFLEENLPNAEKI, encoded by the coding sequence ATCGACAAGTTAGACTCTGAAATCCTACTCCTTCTTAAAAAAAGGGTGGAACTCGCCAAACGAATTGGCCAAGAGAAAAGAAAGTTAAACTTACCTATCATTGATTATGCAAGAAAGGCAACTGTTCTCTCAAAAGTGATTCAAGAGGCAGAAAAAATTGGCTTAGATGAAACCAGCGTCAAGAGAATTTTTCAAGAGATTATATCGGCTTGTGAAACAGTCCAAGTTGGAGTGAAGGTGGCTTTCCTCGGTCCGCACGGAACATTTTGCGAACAAGCTGCCCACCAGTACTTTGGTTCAAACCACTCCTACATACCTTATTACACCATCCATGATGTTTTCAGAGCGGTACTCGCAGGAGAAGCAGATTACGGTATAGTCCCAGTTGAAAACTCCCTAGAAGGCTCAGTCCACCTAACCCTAGATCTACTGCTCGAGTCAAACTTATGCGTTTGCGGGGAAACAGAACTTCAAATCCGGCATAATCTACTTGCAAGGCAAAGCACCAAAATAAATGAAATCAAACAAATCTTTTCCCATCCCCAAGCGTTCGCTCAATGCCGCCGATTCCTAGAAGAGAATTTGCCAAACGCCGAGAAAATTG